The DNA region ATTATAAAGCTTTAATGCATTGCTCCAGTGGACAGAAACCTCAATTGTGTCAAAAACAACGCCCAGTGGAGCAAATTCGGAAGCTTCTTTAACGTTGAAGCGCGTTTTGAGCCAGCGTTTTACGAGCTCTTCCCCCAATGGCTTGCCTTTGAACTCCTCTTCCACAATTTTCCTCTCTGCGCTCGCTATGTTTGAGTCCCCTTCGATAATCATTACTGTGGCAACTTTTCCATAGGCCTCGTCAAACTTGTAAAAGTGCCTTTTAGTCTCGATTTTATCGTAAATCCTGATTACTGCAGGTTTTGCTCCTCTCCGTAGAATACGACGCACTGAGAGTAGCGCATCCTCTAAACCTTCCGATGCAAATGAGAGCATGATTCTCTCTTCAGGATAGGGCCAAACTTTGAGCCACGCTTTTGTGACAACCCCTAACGTCCCTTCACTCCCTATAAAAAGCTTTTTCAAGTCAGGGCCCGTTGCACTCCTCGCATGAGGCTTCAATGTTATCACATCTCCCCAAGGAAGAACAGCCTCAAGTCCAAGCACCATATCCTCTATTCCACCGTATTTAGTAGAAAACTGTCCCGTCGCTTTCGTTGCTATCCATCCTCCTACAGTCGATGGATAGAGCGACTGCGGAAAGTGTCCTAGAGTATAGCCCTTTTTATTGAGGTATTTTTCGAGATAGTAGCCATTCACTCCAGCATGTGCTTCTAAAAGCAGGTCGTCCTCATAAAGCTCAAGAGAGCGCATCCTCTTCAAATCGAGCACTATTCCACCATACTCAGGAACCGCAGCACCTAAAACTCCTGAACCCCCACCATAGGGATAAATTGGGACTTTCTCTTCATAAGCAATCTTTACAACTTTTACAACATCCTCTGTACTTTCAGGCCAGACTACTGCGTTAGGAAGCGCGGGAACTTTTCCCTCAAGCATCCAGTGTAAAGTTATAGGCCAATAATCGTGGCTGTATGATAACAAGTCAACTTCCTTTGTGGATACCTTCTCATTTCCAAGAAGAGATGAGATTTTGCTTATCACAACCTCAAAATTCCCGTGGCCCCTTTTCATGACTTCTTCAAGCGGCAAATGTATCACCCCAGAATACAAATATGCATTAATGCAAGATTATGTTATGTAGCAAAAGAGTTATAACATTTACGTATGTCTAAGTTGATTGATGTTAAAAAGCAATCATGAGAAGAAAAACGACAATTAAAGATCAAACTTCTTCAAGCTTTTTCTTGACCTCTTCGGTGTTTTTCTTTGTCTCTTCAAGAGAGTTCCTTAAGTTGTTGAGCTCTACTTTAAGCTCACTTAAAGTTTTGTTCATCTGGTAAAATGCGAAGACCATTATCACTATCAATATAAGCCCCAAGACAATTGAAATCCATCCGCTTGGCGTTCCGCTATACGGCATTTCTCACTCCTCCTTCAGATTTTTTATAACATCATTATCAATCAAAATCCTAAAAGCTTTTGCCTTGTAGTACTTCTTAGCCCTCGGATCTCCAGGCTCTAAGCGAAGTTCGCTTTCAACCAAACTGGCCTTCTCAAGCTTTTTTAAATGGAGATAGAGCAGCTGGCGTGATATATTGAGTTCCTTGGCGAGTTCGTAGACATACCATTCCTTTTCGCTGAGCATCTTAAGTATTCTAATCCTTATTGGTGAGCTCAATGCTTCTCCTATTAGTGCCAGTTCGCCTATTGTCTCGACCATAGTCATCACGTAGAAATTTGTTACATAAGACATCTTTTGGTTACATGAATAAATGTTGAAGAAAGATAAAAACCTTTCCATCTGGGGGCACCGGTTCTGGCGGTATTCTGACATCCTTCATGCCCCCTAAGTTACCCCCTTATTCAGCGTTCTTTCAGTGGGACCGTTAAAGGTTAAGAGGGTATCCGAATACGCATTTGAATTGTTTTCTGTTGTTCTGATGGGAACGCTGGGGTGAGGGGGAAACTTGGGGAGCTCCGGGTGATGTTAAAACGATTATTCTGACCCCACGCTATCTCTTAAAGAGTGCATATATCAGGCCAGCTATTAGGAGGAACGGCAGCAACAGGAAGGCCAGCCTAAAAAACAAAATAAATATCCAAAGGAATCCAAAGCCCCAAAAGGCCCAGCCAAAACCCCATCTCCTCCTTCCCATCATTGGCCCTCCAAATCCTCTCATATTTCTCACCTCACTCAGGCAGATAAAGCCATCCCACGATTGTTTCTCCATAGTCAAGCGTCACTTTAACCCCAAAAGGTGTTTGATACGCACTTCCAATGCTCAGCTCATCAATGGAGTAATCACCAGCAATTTTCCCAATGTAGTGTCCATAACTGTCGCTGAGCTTTTGAACAATTCCTTTAGATGTTTTAAACTTCTCAATTTTTACCTTTTTGAGGACTTTTAGAGCATCTTCCTTAATTTCCTCAACATCAATCTCCTCAATTGGGAATTCGCCATATTCAACGAAGTGCCAAACTTTAACAGCTTCCATATTTACCTCCTCCTTCTTTAAAGGTTAGAGAAAAAACGAAAGCTCATCTTCTACCTCCAAACCCTTTCATGCCTCTTCCCATTTGGCCTCTGCTCATTGAGCTTGAAACTATCTCTTGATATTGCTCCTCGCTGATAACTTGAGGCTCATAGCTCACACCATAAGTGCTCAACGTCCTTGTGAATGCCCTTAAGTGGCTCTCTGAGCCGCTTATGAGGCTCTCGTAGACTTGGATTATATCCGCGTTGTCGGTCTTAGCTATCCACTCCTCCAGATCCTTAATGTCAACTTCCTCTATCAGTGCACCAACCTTCAAAGCGTCCTCTAATGACTGGCTTCCCTGAACGATTAACTGGTCGTAAAGCTCTTGGAGCTCTGGGTTTGTGAAGACTCCAACCTCGTCAACTGCCGGATCGGTGAGGTTGTACTTCTCAATGAGTGAGAGTATTGCATCGGTGTGCGTTTGCTCGCTTTGGGCAATGTTTTGGAATACTGGAAGACCGTACATCTCGTAGAGCGTTAGGTAAACGTCCCTCGCCAACTTCTCCTCCTCACGCATGTAGAGTAAGCCATCAATCTCCTCTTGGCTTAAACTGCTTGTCTCGTAGATTCCAATATATGGCCTATCTTCAACCGCTTGACCCTTATCCCATGTCTCTGCCCACCACGGCATCGCAGCTACGCTACCAAGGATCACTCCAAAGAGGATCCCCAACAATCCAATTCCCAACAATTTTTTCCTCATGTTCTTCCACCTCTCCATATGTAAGTCTAATATTACATATGCATCAATAGTTTATAAAGTTTTCGGTTAAAGCACAAGGATTAAAAAGCGAGCAGTACTCACCTCGCGCCATGAGAAGCGAAAAAACGCTCACAAGGATGCTCATCGAAGAATGGTTATTCTCCCTATCATTAATTGCACTATTTATAACTTCTTTGTATGCAAAAAGAATACCCTCGTATCCTCTAAACGACTTTAAAGTTGTCTTCACGCTGTTTGTGTTTTTAGTCATAATAAAAGGTTTAGAAAAGAGCGGCTTTCTAAAGGCTTTAGCATCAAGATTTGAAGGAAATCACATTGGAACAAGGCTTATACTTCTAACGGCTGTGCTTTCAATGTTCATAACCAACGATGTGGCCCTCTTAACAGTTGTTCCACTAACGCTTGCGCTGGAGATTGAAAACGTGGAGATGCTGATCATATTGGAAACAATAGCAGCAAATGGAGCCTCAGCGCTCACTCCTTTTGGAAACCCCCAAAACATTTTCATCTATTACCATTACCACGTTCATCCAGCCGAATTTGTCAAAACAATTGCTCCATTCACATTCATGTCCATTGCATTTGTGCTCCTTCTCTCGTGGAAAAACACAAACATTCAGCATTTCAATGCCAATGTGGCTAAACTCCAAGAAAAGGCGTATCTCTATCTAACCTTTTTCTTACTTTTTATAATGGCAGTTTTGAGAATCGTTCCGCTGTTGATTGGCATAATCCCCATAGTCTACGCTTTTATTAAAGACAGAGAAGCTTTGAAGGTAGATTACTTCCTCCTCGGAACGTTCTTAGCGTTCTTTGGATTCACTGACAACATGATGCATATAATCAGTCTCTCACTCGACTCACCTCAAAAAGTTTTTCTTACATCAGCGCTTCTAAGCCAAGTTATAAGCAATGTTCCCTCTACTCTCCTCCTAGCGGACTTCACTGAAAATTGGAGAGCTCTGCTCTGGGGCGTAAGTGTTGGCGGGTATGGCACACTCATAGGGTCTTTAGCAAGCTTAATCTCCTACAGGCTCTACAAAGCGAAATATGGAAACTCAAAAGAGTATTTAGTTAGGTTCCACATTTACAATGTTTTGGCATTTATAGTTGGGATTATCACATGGTTCCTATTCGGCAACTGTTTAGCATGCAAATAAAAAGAGAAAAGCATCAGCCAGAATCCCCAGTCTCGATTGGGCTGTTTATTATCTCCTCATACTCCTCTTTGCTTAAATATTGAGGCTCATAGGTAATACCGTAGTTCTTGAGATTTGATACAAATGACCTTAAGTGGTTCCTTGATCCCTTCATCAAGTTTTCATAGACCGTTATTATGTCCTGCTTATCGGTCTTTGAAATCCATTTTTGTAGGTCCACTATGTCGAGCTCTTCAATCATTGCCCCCACTGTGAGCGCATCTTCAACGCTTTTGCTCCCTTTCTCAACGAGCTGGTTGTAGAGCTCTTGGAGTTCTGGATTGCTGAACTTCCCCACCTCATCAATAACTGGGTCTTCAAGGCCGTATTTATCAATTAAAAGCTTCACTGTATCCATATGTGTTTGCTCACTCTTAGCTATGTTATTGAATATCGGCAAATCCCATTTCTCGTAGAGTGTTAAGTAAACATCCCTCGCTAATTTCTCTTCTTCACGCATCCAAAGGATCCCTTGCTTTTCTTCATCCGTTAATGGAGACATGGGAACTGAGTCAATGTAATCTTTGAGCGTCTGCACATCTATGGAAGTGCTACCATTTGCTCCAACGGATATTGCTATTGGCCCTTTTCCTTCGGGGGGACCTCTTTGTCCCTGAGTTGTAGAAGTCGTTGATGTTTCTTGAGTCTGACTTATACACCCCGCGGCAATACCCACCAATACTACCCCAATAATGGCAAAAACAAGTGCCGTTTTCATGGCACCATTCCCCAAGAGAATATTTTCAAAAGGATTAATAAACATTATGTTTGAATTTAGTGAGTTGATTATATCATCTGCTTATTTTAGCCTTAGGAATGCTAAAAATAAGCTAGAAAAAAGATCAAGGCTTTCCTTTTTTGCCTATAGGGGCTGGCTTATTCTCTCTCATCATTTCCTTTCCGTTCATGTAGCACGTCTTGACCTCATTCCTTAGCTTTACCATTAGCTCCTGGGCCAAGTCGTAGTCGCCGTTTTTAATCGCTGCCCTAACTTGTTCCATTATTTGAATAGCGACTGTTACGTTTACACCAACTCTCTCCATTACCCTTATCTGTGCTTCAACTCTAACGAGCTCTCTTTCAAGTTTCATCTTTGTGTTATCCATTAATTGCTTCCTCATATCTTCTCCAGCGAGCTTGATTATAACATCTGTCTTTGATTTTGCGGCTATTGCCAAACCATATGCTGAGCCATACTTTTCATTGCCGTATGCCTCCTTTGCATCCTCAAGCTGCTTCTCTGCTATTGCCAAAAGGGTCTCCACTGCAGGATTTGTAGTATTTTGGGCGAGTTCTTTGGCTAGGGCTATTTTCTCCTCCGCCAAGTTTATTGCCTCAAGCGCTCTCTCCGCAGTCATGTTAACTTGAACTCTCGTGCAGTTGCACTCAGGCTTTTCTTCAAGCTGCTCTCTAACTCTAAGCATTGTCTTGTTCATGTAAGGTGTCTCTATCATAGTGAACTCCTGCACCTTAACTTTTAACTGCTTAATAGTCCTTGTAATGTTCGTGTTTTGATTTACAAAGACCATCATAGCCCTCCCTTGAATCGCCAGCTCCAGAGCTTTTTGTATTCCCATTGTGTCGTTGCCAACGGCTAAGATCACCTTGTTCTGCAGTTGAAGGTTGAACTTTAGTGTGACGTTGTTTATAACTGCTATATTCGTCTCGTACCTGTTCTCTCCCCACCATCTCTCGACTGTTATGCCTATGTTTTGCAAGTCTTCAACGTATTCCTCGGGTACGGCGACAGGTCCACCTAGGATTATCACTTCATCTGGCGCGTGGCTTATTATATCAGCAGTTATGTTTGGGTCGTAAACTCCCCACGGTGTTTTTACAACGACAACATCGGTTAAGTTTGAAATGTAGTCAGCTAAGGCACAATCCGCTTCGTTGTCGCTTACTAATATTATCACGTTTATATCAACGTTGGTGCTCTCGGCTTTGATGAGAGGCACTCCACTCGCTAAAACTAAAAGCCCGAACATTATTGCCAGGGCTTTTTTCCACACCATATCTAATCACCTCACTTTATTCTTATGAAAAACTCTTATTTAAGTTTTTTTCACGAAATCGTCAACAAAAATTCACGTTTGTTCAAATTAGGGAAAATACGCAGGAGATCTTGACTCCTTATGTTTAATCACGTTCGTGAGGGTTTATCTTTGTTTAATTATACTTTTCTTTGCTTTAAATATTAAATGGGCACCTACTAGGGCTTAACAGCAGATTAGAACTGCTCCGAGTGTGTGTTGCTCACAATTTCGCTGGGACAGCCATTCAAAGCTAAGCAAATGGAAGTAAGGGAGCACATGATAAAGCCGCTAAGCCTTTTCATGATCCTACACCTCTTCTAGTATTTTGTTTATTTCTTCACTCTCATTCCTGAGCTCCTGAGCCACAGCGCTTATCTCTTTCATTTCATCAGCTATAGCATCCAAATTCTTCTTCATGAGGTATACTGATACCGTCATTATTACGAGCAGCACTGCCCAAAAAGCCACGATTAAATAGTCAGTCCTTGTCATCTCACCATAAAAAGTTGGGAAGTAAGGGCCGGGCACCTCAGCCGCCCTCCTTTACTTTAATTATTGCTTCAGCCAGCATGTCCTTAAACACCTCTCTATCAAGTTCATTCTTAATCTCTATGCTCTCCAATAGCTCATCTGCTTGGGCCTCAATACCATAGTCCTCATTAAGAACCCGTATGAGCTCATCCACAGGGACATCGTAGAGCTGGGCAATCTGCTCTAAAGTGTAGCTCTTCAACATGCTCCCGGTAATTTCAATGGTGGTGTTGTCGTAGCTCACCGTGGTGTTGGTATCCTCATAAGTAATCTCGGAGGTGTCCTCTTCTCCCTCTATTGAGTTCCATGTGTAAGCCACCGCTCCTCCAATGAGCACCATCACGACGAGGATTAGCCCTAATGTGGCCTTCACATTTATCGACTTGGTCTTCCTATCCCTGATCATGGCTTTAACTTGATTTACAAGGGGAGCTAAGTTTACCACTATGTGAATCCCTACTAAAGGAACCATTGCAATTCCAAAGTATATGTGCAAAGCGTCCCATAATGCTCTGCTGATTCCTAAGAACGTCCATCCTGTCACTTCCGCAATCCTACCGCTTGGAGCGAAGTATAATGCAATTCCCGAAAGTGCTGCTACAATAAAGTCAATCGTCAGCAAAACATCGATTGTGGGTCTAACCCACCTCGGCAACTTCATGGCCATCACCCACAATCAGCTTTCAAACATTCTGCTTCCTCGTTTTTGTAATATTCCTTGAAATATGCCCCAACTATAAAAAACATAACCACAAAGAACAATACCACTAAAGTAAATCCTCCTATGAGCACGAACTCTGGTCTTACAAATCCTTCCATCATTCCTTATCCCTCCAGTCTACAGGAACTGCCGAAGCGACATTTTTCACACTATCCCCATTATCTACAATTAGTAAAAGCAACATTTTAATTTTATTCCAAATTTTCACTTTCACCACCTCAAAAAAGAAAAAAGTGGAAGGTTCAGGCCATCCTGAAAAAGCCTACTATTTGATCACCGTAGCTTAGGAATACTTTAATGCCGTTGACTGTCTCGTAGGCCTTGTAGATGCTGAGCTCGCTTAGGTCATAGTCACCGACTATCTTGCCGACGTAGTCGCCATCGTAGACGAGTTTTTGAACTGTAATTCCCCTTGGGTTTGTAAACTCTTCAACGCTGAGCTGGCTCAAGTACTCTTGCACTTCACCGCTGTCAACGTCAACTTCTTCCAAGTACTGACCGTTTACTCCAAGTCCCATGTATTGGCCCCT from Palaeococcus pacificus DY20341 includes:
- a CDS encoding FAD-binding oxidoreductase, which encodes MPLEEVMKRGHGNFEVVISKISSLLGNEKVSTKEVDLLSYSHDYWPITLHWMLEGKVPALPNAVVWPESTEDVVKVVKIAYEEKVPIYPYGGGSGVLGAAVPEYGGIVLDLKRMRSLELYEDDLLLEAHAGVNGYYLEKYLNKKGYTLGHFPQSLYPSTVGGWIATKATGQFSTKYGGIEDMVLGLEAVLPWGDVITLKPHARSATGPDLKKLFIGSEGTLGVVTKAWLKVWPYPEERIMLSFASEGLEDALLSVRRILRRGAKPAVIRIYDKIETKRHFYKFDEAYGKVATVMIIEGDSNIASAERKIVEEEFKGKPLGEELVKRWLKTRFNVKEASEFAPLGVVFDTIEVSVHWSNALKLYNNVINAMRSVKGVLFASAHASHFYPQGVCFYFTFASTPRGKSPTEFYNDVWNAAMKATLESGGAISHHHGIGRQRRKWLKEELGSAFELLRRVKRALDEREVMNPRDMGV
- a CDS encoding ArsR/SmtB family transcription factor; protein product: MVETIGELALIGEALSSPIRIRILKMLSEKEWYVYELAKELNISRQLLYLHLKKLEKASLVESELRLEPGDPRAKKYYKAKAFRILIDNDVIKNLKEE
- a CDS encoding DUF2202 domain-containing protein, giving the protein MRKKLLGIGLLGILFGVILGSVAAMPWWAETWDKGQAVEDRPYIGIYETSSLSQEEIDGLLYMREEEKLARDVYLTLYEMYGLPVFQNIAQSEQTHTDAILSLIEKYNLTDPAVDEVGVFTNPELQELYDQLIVQGSQSLEDALKVGALIEEVDIKDLEEWIAKTDNADIIQVYESLISGSESHLRAFTRTLSTYGVSYEPQVISEEQYQEIVSSSMSRGQMGRGMKGFGGRR
- a CDS encoding SLC13 family permease yields the protein MRSEKTLTRMLIEEWLFSLSLIALFITSLYAKRIPSYPLNDFKVVFTLFVFLVIIKGLEKSGFLKALASRFEGNHIGTRLILLTAVLSMFITNDVALLTVVPLTLALEIENVEMLIILETIAANGASALTPFGNPQNIFIYYHYHVHPAEFVKTIAPFTFMSIAFVLLLSWKNTNIQHFNANVAKLQEKAYLYLTFFLLFIMAVLRIVPLLIGIIPIVYAFIKDREALKVDYFLLGTFLAFFGFTDNMMHIISLSLDSPQKVFLTSALLSQVISNVPSTLLLADFTENWRALLWGVSVGGYGTLIGSLASLISYRLYKAKYGNSKEYLVRFHIYNVLAFIVGIITWFLFGNCLACK
- a CDS encoding DUF2202 domain-containing protein, whose translation is MFINPFENILLGNGAMKTALVFAIIGVVLVGIAAGCISQTQETSTTSTTQGQRGPPEGKGPIAISVGANGSTSIDVQTLKDYIDSVPMSPLTDEEKQGILWMREEEKLARDVYLTLYEKWDLPIFNNIAKSEQTHMDTVKLLIDKYGLEDPVIDEVGKFSNPELQELYNQLVEKGSKSVEDALTVGAMIEELDIVDLQKWISKTDKQDIITVYENLMKGSRNHLRSFVSNLKNYGITYEPQYLSKEEYEEIINSPIETGDSG
- a CDS encoding cell wall-binding repeat-containing protein, which gives rise to MVWKKALAIMFGLLVLASGVPLIKAESTNVDINVIILVSDNEADCALADYISNLTDVVVVKTPWGVYDPNITADIISHAPDEVIILGGPVAVPEEYVEDLQNIGITVERWWGENRYETNIAVINNVTLKFNLQLQNKVILAVGNDTMGIQKALELAIQGRAMMVFVNQNTNITRTIKQLKVKVQEFTMIETPYMNKTMLRVREQLEEKPECNCTRVQVNMTAERALEAINLAEEKIALAKELAQNTTNPAVETLLAIAEKQLEDAKEAYGNEKYGSAYGLAIAAKSKTDVIIKLAGEDMRKQLMDNTKMKLERELVRVEAQIRVMERVGVNVTVAIQIMEQVRAAIKNGDYDLAQELMVKLRNEVKTCYMNGKEMMRENKPAPIGKKGKP
- a CDS encoding DUF4405 domain-containing protein; protein product: MAMKLPRWVRPTIDVLLTIDFIVAALSGIALYFAPSGRIAEVTGWTFLGISRALWDALHIYFGIAMVPLVGIHIVVNLAPLVNQVKAMIRDRKTKSINVKATLGLILVVMVLIGGAVAYTWNSIEGEEDTSEITYEDTNTTVSYDNTTIEITGSMLKSYTLEQIAQLYDVPVDELIRVLNEDYGIEAQADELLESIEIKNELDREVFKDMLAEAIIKVKEGG